The following coding sequences lie in one Vibrio spartinae genomic window:
- the galK gene encoding galactokinase has product MSNLTQHVKTSFSEIFGYQPSHLIQAPGRVNLIGEHTDYNDGFVLPCAINYQTVVAAAKRQDTRIRVVACDYQNAVDEFDLNAPIEFQPDKMWANYIRGVVKCLIERGYSLGGLDMTVSGNVPQGAGLSSSAALEVVIGQAFKVLLNLEISQQEIALNAQQAENEFVGCNCGIMDQLISSEGHEHHALLIDCRDLTTQAVSLPTEMVVMIINSNKQRGLVDSEYNTRREQCEAAARQFGVKALRDVTLEQLNARFSELDEVVARRARHVITENDRTCKAAQALAVGDIHTVAELMAQSHISMRDDFEITVPEIDILVDLIKTEIGEQGGVRMTGGGFGGCVVALVPPAFVERVRTAVETQYQAATGLQASIYVCQATQGAGLISES; this is encoded by the coding sequence ATGTCGAATCTAACTCAACATGTAAAAACATCATTCTCCGAAATTTTCGGATATCAACCGAGTCATCTGATTCAGGCGCCCGGTCGCGTCAATTTGATTGGTGAACATACCGATTACAACGATGGGTTTGTCTTGCCTTGTGCGATTAATTATCAGACGGTTGTCGCAGCGGCGAAACGTCAGGATACACGTATTCGGGTGGTCGCTTGTGATTACCAGAATGCTGTCGATGAATTTGATCTCAATGCACCGATCGAATTTCAGCCCGACAAAATGTGGGCGAATTATATCCGTGGCGTTGTAAAGTGCTTAATTGAACGCGGCTATTCACTGGGTGGTCTGGATATGACGGTCAGTGGTAATGTCCCCCAAGGCGCAGGGTTAAGTTCTTCCGCTGCGCTGGAAGTCGTGATTGGACAAGCATTTAAAGTGTTACTGAACCTTGAAATTAGCCAGCAAGAGATTGCGTTGAACGCACAACAGGCAGAAAATGAGTTCGTCGGCTGCAACTGTGGAATTATGGATCAATTGATCTCGTCGGAAGGACATGAACATCACGCCTTGTTGATTGACTGCCGGGACTTAACGACTCAGGCGGTATCGCTCCCCACCGAGATGGTTGTTATGATCATCAATTCAAATAAACAGCGAGGCTTGGTTGACAGCGAATATAATACGCGTCGTGAACAGTGCGAAGCAGCAGCGCGTCAGTTTGGCGTCAAAGCGTTGCGGGATGTGACGCTGGAACAGCTCAACGCACGGTTCAGTGAGCTGGATGAAGTGGTTGCCCGAAGAGCCCGGCATGTGATTACTGAAAATGACCGGACTTGTAAAGCAGCGCAAGCCCTTGCTGTCGGTGATATCCACACAGTTGCTGAACTGATGGCTCAATCCCATATTTCAATGCGGGATGATTTTGAAATAACAGTACCAGAAATCGATATACTGGTTGATTTGATAAAAACGGAGATCGGCGAACAGGGTGGTGTCAGGATGACTGGTGGTGGTTTCGGTGGATGTGTGGTCGCGTTAGTGCCGCCTGCATTCGTGGAAAGAGTCCGGACAGCCGTTGAGACGCAGTATCAAGCCGCGACTGGTTTGCAAGCATCTATCTATGTCTGCCAAGCGACACAAGGGGCAGGTCTGATTTCCGAATCATGA
- a CDS encoding GNAT family N-acetyltransferase, producing MKGYYISADKKKLDFDVIYSYLSTSYWAENIPESVLHKAIENAFCFGVYLDSGEQVGFARVITDQATFAYLADVFILEAHRGKGLSKWLVATILEAPDLQGLRRILLTTKDAHGLYAQYGFVQVEHPERLMHIWHPDIYFTESDSATGH from the coding sequence ATGAAGGGGTATTATATCAGCGCAGATAAAAAGAAACTGGATTTTGATGTTATCTATTCTTATTTATCAACAAGTTACTGGGCTGAGAATATTCCGGAGTCCGTCCTTCACAAAGCGATTGAAAATGCCTTTTGCTTTGGGGTGTATTTAGATTCCGGAGAGCAGGTTGGTTTTGCCAGAGTAATTACGGATCAAGCGACTTTCGCTTATCTGGCGGATGTGTTTATTCTGGAGGCGCATCGCGGGAAAGGGTTGAGTAAATGGCTGGTGGCAACGATCCTTGAGGCCCCCGACTTGCAGGGGCTACGGCGTATACTACTCACGACAAAAGATGCGCATGGCCTTTATGCTCAATATGGTTTTGTTCAAGTTGAACATCCTGAAAGATTGATGCACATCTGGCACCCCGATATTTACTTCACCGAGAGTGACTCAGCAACCGGGCACTAA
- a CDS encoding FUSC family protein, with protein sequence MSASVLAKAIFFPQRSAVIFATKGIIAMALSLYVAMYCQLDRPYWALVSAVFLQIRPESGLVIEKGISQISGTLVGGGIGILILNGLMPFPELALPALALWLGIMAYSSAMVRNPNATYAYTMAGVTPIIIVVLTMAQPAATISSHTVFDVAQARMSELIVGSVCATFISLFFWPTHIKDSLHELSRVVVNQTLHYLDHELDEHKTHQERHQALDAILETLAQLNESTSAVQYEGPQGPSIYRAISLLNNKIMSLLAVIQIFGRVKRYHPELDSPFLNEVVRHIRESVCQMKVETDRQVCYQIAKNLRQKLLILKQSTEQPSPIELRLVKVAMEMSADLIVVLTTYQAIFHREGTRLHAPKFQPHRDPWIGFSVALRTVSVFAISSTLWIFTGSSAVILMMILPVIFSMMMARLPLNIVTIVLKRLTISAVVAVGVAIFYALNILAQSSADYILLLMVLAGPYFLGLLALANRPTLPYGLGFCIPFTILTRPGSDMSLSFSIDFALSSGLGIICGSYLLYWLFQIITGPSLKLIQKGVLKATVNDLQSLSCHQENEETRFNARMTDRLLRSIAGEPTPERQRMTDIVLTGLNLGHIILRFSRMLNTLGLNQQTSSYRHWQTVLAEAYGLAAQGRYSEPLQIASEQLLADLQAAGVNEAQIRMVEGMIQRIGFTFDRTAKSINA encoded by the coding sequence GTGAGTGCATCCGTCCTCGCCAAGGCCATCTTTTTCCCGCAGCGTTCGGCAGTTATTTTTGCCACCAAAGGGATTATCGCAATGGCCCTGTCATTATATGTAGCCATGTATTGTCAGTTAGATCGCCCTTATTGGGCGCTGGTTTCGGCCGTGTTTCTGCAAATCAGGCCCGAAAGCGGACTGGTCATTGAAAAAGGGATCAGCCAAATCAGCGGCACCTTGGTCGGGGGCGGCATCGGCATTTTGATTCTGAACGGGTTGATGCCATTCCCGGAACTGGCATTACCGGCGCTGGCGCTCTGGCTGGGAATCATGGCGTATAGTTCTGCCATGGTACGTAACCCCAATGCCACCTATGCCTATACGATGGCCGGTGTCACGCCGATCATCATTGTCGTGCTGACCATGGCGCAACCGGCAGCAACCATCTCAAGCCATACTGTATTTGATGTCGCTCAGGCGCGGATGAGTGAGCTGATTGTCGGTTCGGTCTGTGCCACATTCATCAGCCTGTTTTTCTGGCCGACACATATCAAAGACAGCCTGCACGAACTCTCCCGTGTGGTTGTCAATCAGACATTGCATTATCTCGATCATGAGCTGGACGAACACAAAACCCATCAGGAACGTCATCAGGCGCTTGACGCGATTTTGGAAACACTGGCCCAACTTAATGAGAGTACCAGTGCGGTTCAGTATGAAGGTCCGCAAGGCCCCAGTATTTACCGGGCTATCTCTCTGCTGAATAACAAAATCATGTCGTTACTGGCTGTGATTCAAATCTTTGGCCGGGTCAAACGTTATCACCCCGAGCTGGATAGCCCGTTTCTCAATGAAGTCGTCCGGCATATCCGCGAATCCGTCTGCCAAATGAAAGTCGAAACGGACCGACAAGTCTGTTATCAAATTGCGAAAAACCTGCGACAAAAACTGCTCATACTCAAGCAGTCTACGGAGCAACCGAGTCCGATAGAATTACGCTTGGTCAAAGTTGCCATGGAAATGTCCGCAGATCTGATCGTGGTCTTAACCACTTATCAGGCCATTTTCCACCGTGAAGGCACACGACTCCATGCGCCGAAGTTTCAACCCCATCGTGATCCGTGGATCGGGTTTTCCGTCGCACTGAGAACCGTGAGTGTTTTCGCCATTTCTTCCACGCTCTGGATTTTTACTGGCTCATCAGCGGTGATCCTGATGATGATTCTGCCCGTGATCTTTTCGATGATGATGGCGCGTTTACCGCTCAACATTGTCACCATCGTGCTGAAACGACTGACGATCAGTGCCGTCGTTGCCGTTGGTGTCGCTATTTTTTATGCGCTGAATATTCTTGCCCAAAGTTCGGCCGATTATATTTTACTCTTAATGGTTCTGGCCGGGCCTTATTTTCTCGGCCTTCTGGCACTGGCCAACCGTCCGACCCTGCCTTACGGACTCGGTTTTTGCATTCCGTTCACGATTTTGACTCGCCCCGGGTCGGATATGAGCCTGTCGTTTTCTATCGACTTCGCACTGAGTAGCGGGCTGGGAATTATCTGCGGCAGCTACCTGTTGTATTGGTTATTCCAAATCATCACCGGCCCGAGCCTGAAACTGATTCAAAAAGGCGTCTTAAAAGCGACGGTGAACGATTTGCAGTCCCTTTCATGTCATCAGGAAAATGAAGAAACCCGCTTTAACGCCCGGATGACCGATCGACTCCTCCGTTCCATCGCCGGAGAACCGACACCGGAGCGACAGAGAATGACCGATATCGTGCTGACAGGGCTCAACCTCGGCCATATTATTCTGCGCTTCAGCCGGATGTTAAACACGCTCGGCTTGAATCAACAAACCTCATCGTACCGACATTGGCAAACGGTGTTGGCAGAAGCTTATGGATTGGCAGCCCAAGGCCGGTATAGTGAGCCCCTTCAAATTGCTTCCGAACAATTATTGGCCGACCTACAAGCCGCAGGGGTCAACGAAGCACAAATTCGGATGGTTGAAGGGATGATACAACGGATCGGCTTTACGTTTGACAGAACAGCAAAGAGTATCAACGCGTAA
- a CDS encoding DUF1656 domain-containing protein produces the protein MLHEIPFLGLLFSPLVVYIPFALGITYLIRIVLFRTGLYTKIWKPAWMLVSLFVCILSLSITLYGA, from the coding sequence GTGTTACACGAAATTCCATTTTTGGGGCTTCTCTTTAGCCCGCTGGTGGTTTACATCCCTTTTGCACTGGGGATCACGTACCTCATCCGGATCGTGCTATTTCGCACCGGTCTCTATACAAAAATCTGGAAGCCAGCATGGATGTTAGTCAGTCTTTTTGTCTGCATTTTATCTCTTTCTATCACACTCTATGGAGCGTAA
- a CDS encoding VOC family protein: MIHLEHVNLVVRKDDISAMLKFYQAAFPHWHIRDQGVSEWYGKPRTWLHFGDDYQYLAISDNGEGENRDLTGHQVGLAHFAYITNNLDAVIARLTDAGFEIAKDGAAHPHRKNIYFIDPAGFEVEFVEYMSDIVSERNSTI; the protein is encoded by the coding sequence ATGATTCATTTAGAACACGTTAATCTGGTTGTCCGGAAAGATGATATTTCTGCCATGCTGAAATTTTATCAGGCGGCTTTTCCACACTGGCATATCAGAGATCAAGGCGTGTCAGAATGGTATGGTAAACCGCGGACATGGCTCCACTTTGGCGATGATTACCAGTATCTGGCAATCAGTGACAATGGCGAAGGGGAAAACCGGGATTTGACAGGCCATCAGGTTGGGTTGGCACATTTTGCTTATATCACCAATAATCTTGACGCTGTCATTGCTCGCCTGACGGATGCCGGATTCGAAATTGCAAAAGACGGCGCAGCGCACCCACACCGGAAAAATATCTACTTTATCGACCCGGCAGGATTTGAAGTCGAATTTGTTGAGTATATGAGTGACATTGTCAGCGAAAGAAACAGTACGATTTAA
- a CDS encoding efflux RND transporter periplasmic adaptor subunit, translating to MKKFSTIIMILIAICSGYWLWHHYMLTPWTRDARVNAHIITISPDVSGFVTQVAVSDNQTIRQGQTLFRIDPKRYEIAVSQANATLKNRFAAWELSKHKYERRKNLPSQDSISSEDLETARINMDIAKANYQLAQARLDEAKLNLARTKITAPFDGTVINLSLRSGNYVRQGTSVLALVEKNSFYITGYFEETKIAKIQLGQPTTIQLMNRQPPLTGKVLSIGRAIANSNTNTNSQLLPQIQQTFNWVRLSQRIPVNIQLDDQVDQQQLSAGMTASITIQEPTE from the coding sequence ATGAAAAAATTTTCGACTATCATCATGATCCTGATCGCTATATGCTCCGGTTACTGGCTCTGGCATCACTATATGCTGACGCCATGGACCAGAGATGCAAGAGTCAACGCCCATATCATTACCATCTCACCGGATGTTTCCGGTTTTGTCACACAGGTTGCGGTCAGTGATAATCAGACCATCCGTCAGGGACAAACGCTGTTCCGGATCGATCCGAAACGTTACGAAATTGCAGTCTCTCAGGCCAATGCGACACTGAAAAATCGTTTTGCGGCTTGGGAATTGTCAAAGCACAAATATGAACGGCGTAAAAATCTACCGAGTCAAGATTCGATCAGTAGTGAAGATCTGGAAACAGCCCGCATCAATATGGATATCGCCAAAGCAAATTATCAATTGGCTCAGGCCCGGTTAGATGAAGCAAAGCTCAATCTCGCAAGAACCAAGATAACGGCACCGTTTGACGGTACGGTGATTAATCTGAGCCTGCGCTCCGGCAATTACGTCCGTCAGGGGACGTCAGTGCTGGCATTAGTTGAAAAGAATTCGTTTTACATCACCGGCTATTTTGAAGAAACGAAAATCGCTAAAATTCAGCTCGGCCAGCCCACAACGATCCAGTTGATGAACAGGCAACCACCGCTGACCGGTAAAGTGCTGAGCATTGGTCGTGCGATTGCAAACAGCAACACCAATACCAACAGTCAGTTGCTACCACAAATCCAGCAAACATTTAACTGGGTAAGGCTCTCCCAACGTATTCCGGTGAATATCCAGCTCGATGATCAAGTCGATCAACAGCAACTCAGTGCCGGTATGACCGCCTCAATCACCATACAGGAACCAACGGAGTGA
- the galM gene encoding galactose-1-epimerase — MQKSFAEQASAENQRQWKDAVVLQNSRGMRLELAPMGATWLSCQLPLGQGDMREMLLGVDSEQTLLTQTSYLGMTIGPYANRIANASFTLDGKQYALDANENGNCLHSGKHAFHNRRWDVAEQTENQVRFSTTSPDGEMGFPGDLEVSVTYTVTEADQVLIEYHATTDRPTPVSLTNHAYFNLHGADQGNSCLDHSLWLDADAFLPISDAGIPLGPLQDVTDTGFDFRRTKQVRSDLMQDQQQMTAQGYDHAYLFRAERDVSSPVASLTSADERIQMHVTTTMPAIQLYTGNWLTGTPGRGDHVYSQYAGIALETQFLPDSPNHSEWQQPSCILQPGETYHHTTCYQFEF; from the coding sequence ATGCAGAAATCATTTGCCGAACAAGCATCGGCAGAGAATCAAAGGCAATGGAAAGACGCGGTTGTTTTGCAAAATTCGCGAGGCATGCGTCTTGAACTTGCCCCAATGGGAGCCACTTGGCTCAGTTGCCAGCTACCTCTCGGTCAGGGTGACATGCGGGAAATGCTGCTGGGGGTCGATTCTGAACAGACATTGCTGACCCAGACAAGCTATTTAGGGATGACGATCGGGCCTTACGCCAACCGGATTGCCAATGCCAGTTTCACACTTGATGGCAAACAATATGCGCTTGATGCGAATGAAAATGGCAATTGCCTGCATAGCGGCAAACATGCGTTTCATAATCGTCGCTGGGATGTTGCGGAGCAGACAGAAAACCAAGTCCGGTTTTCTACCACGTCTCCGGATGGTGAGATGGGGTTCCCCGGTGACTTAGAGGTCTCGGTGACGTATACCGTGACGGAAGCCGATCAGGTGTTGATTGAATATCATGCGACAACGGATCGACCAACCCCCGTTAGTCTGACTAATCACGCTTATTTTAATCTGCACGGTGCCGATCAGGGAAATTCTTGTCTCGACCATTCTCTCTGGTTAGATGCAGATGCGTTTTTACCGATTAGTGATGCAGGGATTCCGTTGGGGCCGCTACAAGATGTGACTGACACCGGTTTTGATTTTCGGCGTACCAAACAAGTGCGATCCGATTTAATGCAGGATCAACAGCAAATGACCGCACAAGGCTACGACCATGCCTACTTATTCCGAGCTGAGCGTGATGTGTCAAGCCCGGTGGCATCATTAACCAGTGCTGATGAGCGAATTCAGATGCATGTCACCACCACAATGCCGGCTATCCAGCTTTATACCGGTAACTGGCTGACAGGAACACCGGGACGTGGTGATCATGTCTATTCTCAATATGCGGGGATTGCTTTAGAAACGCAGTTCTTACCGGATTCCCCCAACCATTCTGAATGGCAGCAACCTAGCTGTATTCTGCAACCGGGTGAAACATATCATCACACGACTTGTTATCAGTTTGAGTTTTAA
- a CDS encoding UDP-glucose--hexose-1-phosphate uridylyltransferase yields the protein MTNQLFDPSAHPHRRYNPLTGQWVLVSPHRAKRPWSGLNEPPSHSDVPSYDESCFLCPGNQRVSGEMNPDYADTYVFGNDFAALMPDSPSAPETGNPLLKVQGVQGLSRVICFSPDHSKTLPELAPPQIRQIIDTWNAQIEELGQSYVWVQAFENKGELMGCSQPHPHGQIWANSFLPNEIERKDKQLKAYFEQHGTNLLVDYVQTELNDGSRTVVETQHWLAVVPFWAVWPYETLLLPKTHVRRMNDLTDEQRDDLALAIKKLTCRYDNLFQCSFPYSMGWHYAPFFEPGTDIDHWQLHALFYPPLLRSASIRKFMVGYEMLAETQRDLTAEQAAQYLRDVSEIHYKEQ from the coding sequence ATGACAAATCAATTATTTGACCCGAGTGCTCATCCTCATCGTCGTTACAACCCGCTGACCGGACAGTGGGTGTTGGTTTCGCCGCATCGGGCTAAGCGACCATGGAGTGGGCTCAACGAACCGCCCAGTCACAGCGATGTACCATCCTATGATGAATCTTGTTTTTTGTGCCCGGGGAATCAGCGGGTCTCGGGAGAGATGAACCCTGATTATGCGGACACTTATGTTTTTGGGAACGACTTTGCAGCGTTGATGCCGGATTCTCCCTCGGCACCTGAAACCGGCAATCCACTGCTAAAAGTGCAGGGCGTGCAGGGATTAAGCCGAGTGATATGCTTCTCTCCTGATCATAGCAAAACGTTGCCGGAACTTGCGCCACCACAGATCCGGCAAATCATTGATACATGGAATGCACAAATCGAAGAACTGGGACAGTCCTATGTTTGGGTACAGGCCTTTGAGAATAAAGGTGAACTGATGGGTTGCTCTCAGCCTCATCCGCATGGTCAGATTTGGGCCAACAGCTTTTTACCGAATGAAATTGAGCGTAAAGATAAACAACTGAAAGCGTATTTTGAGCAACATGGCACCAATCTGCTGGTCGATTATGTTCAGACCGAGTTGAATGATGGCTCTCGAACTGTGGTTGAAACGCAACACTGGCTGGCAGTGGTGCCTTTCTGGGCGGTATGGCCTTATGAGACACTGTTGTTGCCGAAAACGCATGTGCGTCGGATGAACGATCTGACGGATGAACAGCGGGATGATCTGGCGTTGGCAATCAAAAAACTTACCTGTCGATATGACAATTTATTCCAATGTTCTTTCCCTTACTCGATGGGATGGCATTATGCGCCATTCTTTGAGCCAGGCACGGATATTGACCACTGGCAACTGCACGCGTTGTTTTATCCACCGTTACTACGTAGTGCTTCGATACGCAAGTTTATGGTGGGTTATGAAATGCTGGCTGAAACGCAGCGAGACCTGACAGCGGAGCAAGCGGCGCAGTATTTGCGCGATGTCAGTGAGATTCATTATAAAGAACAATAA
- a CDS encoding phage repressor protein CI: MSKKQVSLPPFDYLAGKQVTEKLCNILNAKSTRALSEQLNVPTSTFATWHKRNVCPYELAIRLHLHKGISLKWLLLDEGDPYPNAAAHEYHVNDEPKRLVHIDLFALKNGQLNHRGTMTLDQFFLDELEISNVIAVRDGDMTYLVDQEATRAVSGTYLLNVDGLLSINALQRLPGKQLALNFDGSALTVNESDVKVAGQVVLFMSRRQSLTEDET, from the coding sequence ATGAGTAAAAAACAAGTTTCATTGCCGCCTTTTGACTATCTTGCTGGGAAGCAGGTCACAGAAAAGCTATGCAACATACTAAACGCCAAGAGTACGCGCGCTCTGTCCGAGCAACTCAATGTTCCGACATCGACTTTCGCGACATGGCATAAACGAAATGTCTGCCCTTATGAGCTGGCAATCAGATTACATTTACACAAGGGGATTTCTTTAAAGTGGCTACTACTCGATGAAGGTGATCCTTACCCGAATGCTGCCGCTCATGAATATCATGTCAATGATGAACCAAAACGTCTGGTACATATTGATTTGTTTGCGTTGAAGAATGGGCAACTCAATCATCGAGGGACGATGACGTTGGATCAGTTCTTTTTAGATGAATTGGAGATTTCCAATGTCATTGCTGTCCGCGACGGGGATATGACTTATCTGGTTGATCAGGAAGCCACCCGAGCAGTCAGCGGAACTTATCTGCTCAATGTTGATGGCCTATTGTCAATTAATGCACTGCAACGTCTACCGGGTAAACAGCTGGCACTGAATTTTGATGGGTCCGCTTTGACGGTCAACGAATCCGACGTCAAAGTCGCCGGACAAGTGGTCTTATTTATGTCCCGGAGACAATCTCTGACCGAGGATGAGACGTGA
- a CDS encoding GFA family protein: MEFPIHGACQCGQVTYELLAAPQKVIACHCQECQKLSSAPFSVTALVSAENIRFSGEMKEWHRVAESGNTNVAKFCPDCGVRIYHVDPALPDAIKLKLKPAGLADDTLFAPSRHIWTSEQLSWDTIPEGMPTVEKQA, encoded by the coding sequence ATGGAATTTCCTATCCATGGTGCCTGTCAATGTGGTCAGGTCACTTACGAATTACTTGCGGCACCGCAAAAAGTGATCGCTTGTCATTGTCAAGAATGCCAAAAGTTGTCTAGTGCGCCTTTTAGTGTCACAGCACTGGTCTCTGCTGAAAATATTCGTTTCTCCGGGGAAATGAAAGAGTGGCATCGAGTAGCAGAGAGTGGCAATACTAATGTTGCTAAATTCTGCCCTGATTGTGGTGTGCGCATTTATCATGTGGATCCGGCGCTACCGGATGCCATCAAATTAAAACTGAAACCAGCCGGATTGGCCGACGATACGCTGTTCGCACCATCACGCCATATATGGACGAGTGAACAATTGAGTTGGGATACTATTCCGGAAGGAATGCCGACGGTGGAAAAGCAGGCTTGA
- a CDS encoding helix-turn-helix domain-containing protein codes for MNKKQVLLPTIDYQLGKQVTDRIREVLDIKSVRALAENAEVSYSTITTWHQRNSCPFDLAIRSHLHKGVSLKWLLLGEGTPYPNAATHAYQGDNDEVKKLIDIDLFWLKNGKLAQDGSITLEQFLLDELSITNVIAIREEDHIYIVDQEAQQAVSGSYLIDFDGLYSVNDIQRLPEKQLAIDFKGSPLVVAEHTLKISGRVVLRMSRG; via the coding sequence ATGAATAAAAAACAAGTTTTATTACCCACAATTGACTATCAGTTAGGTAAGCAAGTAACTGATAGAATCAGAGAAGTCTTAGATATCAAGAGTGTACGGGCTTTGGCAGAAAATGCAGAGGTCTCTTATTCAACCATTACAACTTGGCATCAGCGTAATAGTTGCCCATTTGATCTGGCTATCCGGTCTCATTTGCATAAAGGTGTTTCTTTAAAGTGGCTGTTGTTGGGAGAAGGGACGCCCTATCCAAATGCGGCAACTCATGCCTATCAGGGAGACAATGATGAGGTCAAAAAGCTGATTGATATTGATCTCTTTTGGCTAAAAAATGGCAAGTTGGCTCAGGATGGGTCGATAACACTGGAGCAGTTCTTGTTGGATGAATTATCCATCACCAATGTGATTGCGATTCGTGAAGAAGATCATATCTATATTGTCGATCAGGAGGCACAACAAGCGGTTTCCGGGAGTTATCTCATCGATTTCGATGGCCTGTATTCAGTCAACGATATTCAGCGATTACCCGAAAAGCAATTGGCCATTGATTTTAAAGGTTCGCCATTGGTTGTCGCTGAGCATACGCTGAAAATATCAGGGAGGGTCGTACTACGCATGTCTCGCGGGTAA